A window of bacterium genomic DNA:
CTCTTTGATTGATCATGCTGCTAATTTAACAATCCTTTTCAAGCAAACAAAGCAATTTCCATTCAAAAAACCTGTTTGCATTTTATCCTGAAATATGATAATTTGCGCGAAAGAGTGATAGATTAAGCGAGGGAGAAATGAATCGACGAACCTTTTTAAATTCGTTGACCGGCATCGCAGCCTTGAGCGCTCTACCGATGGCTCGAGGGGAAGCTGCAAAAGGCGGTTCACCGTTAGAGTTGTTTTTTGATGGGTCTCAGATAGAGGCGCTGCGCGAGAAATGGCGTCTGCCCCTTTTTCAGTCCTATATGTGTGAAATGCTGGAGACGGACCTTGCCGCGGATAAAAATTTTCTGCTCAAGGAGTTGGATTTGAACAATCATATCCGTCATATCGCCCGGGCGAATCAAATCGTGACCCGCGAAGCCTTTGTCTGGTTGATGACCGGCGACCGGGAGCGTTTGAATTTGGCCAAGCTGGCGTTGAAAAAGATACTCGCCTATCCGGTCTGGGATTACTTTCTCGAGGCCGGTACCGATGTCATCGGATTGCAGCGTGCGCCGGAAACCACCATCGCAGTGAGCCTGGCCTA
This region includes:
- a CDS encoding glucosaminidase domain-containing protein, with amino-acid sequence MNRRTFLNSLTGIAALSALPMARGEAAKGGSPLELFFDGSQIEALREKWRLPLFQSYMCEMLETDLAADKNFLLKELDLNNHIRHIARANQIVTREAFVWLMTGDRERLNLAKLALKKILAYPVWDYFLEAGTDVIGLQRAPETTIAVSLAYDWLYDQLDEKTLQLIRVQLGPKGCEPCYRTLWGLRYPDQVKGWSYAPAANLEPRDFRRWPYFISQTNLKAIPLSGLAVGAAVLRKQHEKAEEWIEMAQYSYETLAKLYVVYGKRFGIRADMAWAQMIHETGYGQYGGDVAPE